The Acinetobacter lwoffii genomic sequence GAGTTTTGTGCACGGAAGATTTCAACTGCAGCTTCACATTGTGCTAATGCCGAAATAAAGTTGGTTTCAACCGTGGCTTTATTGATAGCAAAATTACCTTTACCAATCCGGCGGCCCTCACCGACACCAGCATTCACAATAACTCGGTCAATGGTGCCAAAGTCTTCTTTAAAAGCACGAAACACTTCAAACACTTGATCGTAATCGGTGACATCTAGTGTTTTGGCAATGACTTTGATGCCATATTGGCTTTCCAGTTCCTGCTTTAAGATTTCCAGACGCTCCAAACGACGTGCACAAATCGCCAGGTTATAGCCTTTTTTCGCAAATTCACGTGCCATACCGGCGCCGATCCCTGAACTTGCACCGGTAATTAAAATTGTTTTAGCCATGTATTTACCCTATTCCTTTATTTTTCTAGCGTATTAGGTTTTAAATCCAGGTCAATAAGTCTGGACGCTGTGCTTTAATAAAATGATGTTCATTTAAACTGAGTAGGTGCGGTTCATTACCCACCAGACGTAGTGTCGTGATACTGGTATTGGTAATCGCCCAGTTCAGAGCAAAGGTTTTCTCCGGACTAAGGCCCAAAATTTTGCCTACAGCCACAGAAATCACCCCACCTGAGGTATAAACTACTGCATAGCGTGGTCGGCTTTTGGACAACTGGTCACACAGATTTTCTAAGCCGCTTTCCACGCGTGCTTTGAAACTTGGCCAAGATTCATCATATTCATGGTGATAATCATCGCCAGTCCAGCGTGCAATTGCACCGCTAAAAATCTTGCTCAGATAATCCCGTGGATTTTCATGTTCTGATACATCCTGTTTCAGCAATTCAGGCTGATTAAAGCGCGGCTCATAACGGGCGAATACCTGCTGATGATTAAATTCATTCCAGGCACTATCGGTCAGAATCTCACTTTCCGGAAAACATTTGTTCAGTGATAATTGCGCTGTCTGTTGATGGCGTTGCATGGAACCAGCCACCACATAAGGCGCTTCTTTCAGGATTTCGTCAAAATAGCGACCCAAAAGCTTTGCCTGTAACTCGCCGTTGGGCGAAAGTTGATCGTAACTTTCTGCGCCAAAAGAGGCCTGGCCATGCCGGATCAAGTAAATGGTTGTCATTTTGGCATTATCTCTTTAAATTTAAGCACATACTTTTGTGCAATCTCATTGGCTTCCAGTTTTTGCTTGCCAATCAGTTTTAAGGCACGAATATGCAAGGCATGAATCACCACCCAAAAATCCTTGAACGCTGGATTATTAGTCTGTTTATGGTAATAACGATAATAGATCTGCTGGGCAATCACCGCGAGACGGAAAATTCCGAACACCTCATAAAACGCCCAGTTTTCCGGTTGCAGGCCGGTTTTTCCCAAGTAGTAATCCACCACTTCTTTACGGGTAAACATACCTTTTAGATTGGTCGGCTGGCGGCGTGTTGCCTTAAAGATGGCATTGTCAGTATCTTCCACCCAATAGGCTAAAGCAGAACCTAGGTCCATGAGCGGATCGCCGAGTGTCGCCATTTCCCAGTCCAGTACGCCAATCACTTCAGTCGGATTTTCCGGATTTAAGATGACATTATCAAAACGCCAGTCATTATGAATCACACAGGTTTTAGAATCTGAAGGAATATTATCTTTAAGCCAGTTGCGCACATATTTAAACGATGGAACATTTAAAGTTTTAGCCTTTTCATAACGTACATCCCAGCCTTCGACCTGGCGGCGACAATAGCCTTCACCCTTACCGAGATTTTCAAGTTCAGTTCCTTGATAAGGCACCTGATGCAATTCGATCAGTTTATCAATCACATTGATACATAAAGTCCGGATATCGGATTCAGTAAGCTGCAGCTCAGCTGGCATTTTGGCGCGAGGAATAATTCCTTCAAGCCGTTTCATCACATAGAAATCACAACCAATCACTGATTCATCCTGACAAAGCGCGACCATTTCAGGCACCACCGGATAATGCTCAGACAAGGCTTTTTGTACATGATATTCACGTGCCATATCATGGGCTGATTTGGCTTTGGTACCTTGCGGCGGACGACGTAAAATTAGATCGGCATTGGTATACTGTAAACGGTAGGTCCAGTTTGAAGCTCCGCCTGAATATTGGGTCACTTGCACAGGGCCTTCAACATTCACATTTTGCTGAATTAGCCAATTGGTGATGGCTTGTACATCCAGTTCTTCACCTTGACGAACTGCTCCACCTACATCAATAACCGCCATAATTTTTCCTTAAAATTTTTTAATACATTGCAATTTTCTAGTTAAAGCCAGCTTATTTTTTGCGACGAGTACTGTAGCCACGTTTTGCCAGTTCCAGTTTGGCAATCATGCCCTTATGCACTTCATCCGGGCCATCAGCCAAACGCAAGGCACGTGCCTGAGCAAAGAATCCAGTCAGTGGCGTATCACGAGAGACTCCGGCACCGCCGTGGATCTGAATCGCCATATCGACAACTTTTTCCAATACACTTGGCGCAACGACTTTAATTGCAGAAATTTCAGTCAGTGCCGCCATATTCCCTAAAGTATCCATTTTATAGGCGGCATACAAGGTCAAAAGGCGTGCCTGATCAATCGCAACCCGTGCTTCCGCGACACGCTCCAGGTTGCCACCGAGTTTTAAAATCTCTTTGCCAAATGCTGTCCGGCTCATACCACGGTCAATCATCAACTCTAAGGATTTTTCAGCCGCGCCAATACAGCGCATGCAATGATGAATACGACCTGGTCCTAAACGACCTTGAGCAATTTCAAAGCCCTGACCGGCACCGCCAATAAAATTCGAAACAGGGACACGGACATTTTCAAAGCTGACTTCGCCGTGGCCATGCGGAGCATCGTAGTCACCAAACACTGGCAGCATACGTTCAATTTTTACCCCTGCGGTATCTACCGGAACTAGAACCATCGAATGCTGATGATGACGGTCTTTTGTTTCATCTGGAGTATGTGCCATAAAAATAATGATTTTGGCGTTAGGATCGCCCAGACCTGATGACCACCATTTACGGCCATTCAAAACAATCTCATTACCTTCCACCATCGCCGTTGCCTGCATATTGGTGGCATCACTGGATGCAACTGCAGGTTCAGTCATACAAAAGACTGAACGGATTTTTCCTTCTAAA encodes the following:
- a CDS encoding phosphotransferase family protein, which produces MAVIDVGGAVRQGEELDVQAITNWLIQQNVNVEGPVQVTQYSGGASNWTYRLQYTNADLILRRPPQGTKAKSAHDMAREYHVQKALSEHYPVVPEMVALCQDESVIGCDFYVMKRLEGIIPRAKMPAELQLTESDIRTLCINVIDKLIELHQVPYQGTELENLGKGEGYCRRQVEGWDVRYEKAKTLNVPSFKYVRNWLKDNIPSDSKTCVIHNDWRFDNVILNPENPTEVIGVLDWEMATLGDPLMDLGSALAYWVEDTDNAIFKATRRQPTNLKGMFTRKEVVDYYLGKTGLQPENWAFYEVFGIFRLAVIAQQIYYRYYHKQTNNPAFKDFWVVIHALHIRALKLIGKQKLEANEIAQKYVLKFKEIMPK
- a CDS encoding histidine phosphatase family protein encodes the protein MTTIYLIRHGQASFGAESYDQLSPNGELQAKLLGRYFDEILKEAPYVVAGSMQRHQQTAQLSLNKCFPESEILTDSAWNEFNHQQVFARYEPRFNQPELLKQDVSEHENPRDYLSKIFSGAIARWTGDDYHHEYDESWPSFKARVESGLENLCDQLSKSRPRYAVVYTSGGVISVAVGKILGLSPEKTFALNWAITNTSITTLRLVGNEPHLLSLNEHHFIKAQRPDLLTWI
- a CDS encoding acyl-CoA dehydrogenase family protein gives rise to the protein MFELSARAQDYLNRTKKFIAEEIEPVEADFWQQVHELNQGGDWTKWQWPAELESLKAKAKAAGLWNMFLPCPERGQGLSVQEYAHIAELSGRSLIAPVVFNCNAPDSGNMEVLWRYGSEEQKQEWLMPLLEGKIRSVFCMTEPAVASSDATNMQATAMVEGNEIVLNGRKWWSSGLGDPNAKIIIFMAHTPDETKDRHHQHSMVLVPVDTAGVKIERMLPVFGDYDAPHGHGEVSFENVRVPVSNFIGGAGQGFEIAQGRLGPGRIHHCMRCIGAAEKSLELMIDRGMSRTAFGKEILKLGGNLERVAEARVAIDQARLLTLYAAYKMDTLGNMAALTEISAIKVVAPSVLEKVVDMAIQIHGGAGVSRDTPLTGFFAQARALRLADGPDEVHKGMIAKLELAKRGYSTRRKK
- a CDS encoding SDR family oxidoreductase, with the translated sequence MAKTILITGASSGIGAGMAREFAKKGYNLAICARRLERLEILKQELESQYGIKVIAKTLDVTDYDQVFEVFRAFKEDFGTIDRVIVNAGVGEGRRIGKGNFAINKATVETNFISALAQCEAAVEIFRAQNSGHLVMISSMSAMRGMPKHLTAYGASKAGVAHLAEGIRAELIDTPIKVTTIFPGYIRTEINEGAKKLPFEVDEKTGSRLLAAEIEKAPVKAYVPKWPWLPLGLAMKVLPLKLVNKLG